The DNA window GCGGATCTCCATGGGGGAGTCGTCCGAGCCCAGCTGCTGGCGGCCGGTGGCCAGCCGCAGCCGCGCCTCGACCTCGGCGGGACCGGCGGTGTCCAGGAGTACGTCGTCGATGCCCCAGTCGGCGGTGACGGCCGCGAGGCCGCCCTCGGTCACGACCAGGATCAGCGGGCAGCCCGGACCGGTGGAGCGGAGCAACTGGCACAGCGACCGCACCTGCGGCAGGTCACGGCGGCCGTCCACCAGGATGACGTCGGCGCCCGGGGTGTCCACCAGTGCCGGGCCCTCGGCGGGGGCCACCCTGACGTTGTGCAGCAGCAGGCCGAGGGCGGGCAGCACCTCGGTGGACGGCTGCAGGGCATTGGTCAGCAGCAGAAGAGAGCTCATGCCTGACCACCTGCCCGGGTCGGGCGGTTCTGCACGGATCGCTGGTCCATCACGTCGGTTCCTCCTCGGTCCCGTCGAGGACGTGCGCGGTACTGCTTCGTACGGTGACTCGGGTGACTCTGCCGGTCTCCATGCGGGCCCCGCGCCCTGAGGCCCGGATGGATACCACTGTTCTCGGTTCGTTCAACGTCCTGAAAGCACAAAAGGACCCGGGGGCAACGTTGCCCGGATCCTCTCGCCAGCAGAATAGCCCACGGGCCCTTTCCGGGCCGAGGTCTTCCCCGGGTCCACTTCTGTGGTTCCTGCCACGCCCCTGCCCCGGGGCGCGCGGAGGCAGGCCGGTGCGGGGCGCGGAGGCGTCATCATGGAGGCCGACGGTAGAGAGCCGACGATAGGAGCTGCAGTGGCAACCGGAACCATCCGCTACTGGGCGGCGGCCAAGGCCGCGGCCAAGACGGCGGAGGAGCCGTACTCGGCGCGCACGCTGGCCGAGGCGCTCGATGCCGTGCGGGAACGCCACCCCGGGGAACTGACCCGGGTCCTGCTGCGCTGCTCCTTCCTGGTGAACGATGAGCCTGTGGGCAAGCGCCCGCACGATTCCGTCCTGCTGACCGAGGGGGGCACCGTCGAGGTGCTCCCGCCGTTCGCGGGCGGGTGAGCGGGAGCCGATGAGCACGCCTGAGGAACAGCAGCGGTACGAGCAGCAGCGCTACGAGCAGCAGCAGTACGAACAGCA is part of the Streptomyces subrutilus genome and encodes:
- a CDS encoding MoaD/ThiS family protein yields the protein MATGTIRYWAAAKAAAKTAEEPYSARTLAEALDAVRERHPGELTRVLLRCSFLVNDEPVGKRPHDSVLLTEGGTVEVLPPFAGG